A stretch of Argiope bruennichi chromosome 10, qqArgBrue1.1, whole genome shotgun sequence DNA encodes these proteins:
- the LOC129989220 gene encoding protein twisted gastrulation-like: MDNFHRNHIFISVSCIIFFFCVLSMYPYVVFGGRCNEAVCASIVSKCMLTQSCKCDAKNISCSKDCFYCLDFLYSECCSCVEMCPKTNESDNYLSMKSHVEDLPEPFPDLFSVLTEEKDSLLRWTSYTFPVEVSFISLDKDVKFVTAKTTDSNGGQGQLEPMAVNCTVAYMSQCMPWNKCKDSCCSMGASSYRWFHDGCCECVGSTCVNYGINESRCLDCPPDKDQMTIEELNVISKDIVKSDDFSDDSRKGQESQSKREDNFDEMQSIDD; encoded by the exons ATGGATAATTTCCACCGGAATCAT aTCTTCATTTCAGTGTCATGTATTATCTTTTTCTTCTGTGTATTGTCCATGTATCCATATGTAGTATTTGGTGGCCGTTGCAATGAAGCAGTATGTGCATCTATTGTCAGTAAATGTATGCTGACTCAATCGTGTAAATGTGATGCCAAAAATATATCATGCAGCAAAGACTGTTTCTATTGTTTAGACTTTTTATACTCAGAATGCTGTTCTTGTGTAG agatGTGTCCGAAGACCAATGAATCGGATAACTACTTGAGTATGAAATCACACGTTGAAGATTTACCAGAACCCTTTCCTGATTTGTTTAGTGTTCTGACAGAGGAAAAAGATTCATTGCTAAGATGGACATCTTATACATTTCCAGTTGAAGTATCATTTATATCGCTTGATAAAGATGTCAAATTTGTCACAG CAAAAACAACTGACAGTAATGGAGGTCAAGGCCAGTTGGAGCCTATGGCTGTTAACTGCACTGTGGCTTATATGTCCCAGTGTATGCCTTGGAACAAATGTAAAGATTCATGTTGCTCTATGGGAGCTTCAAGTTATCGTTGGTTTCATGATGGCTGTTGTGAATGTGTTGGATCAACTTGTGTCAATTATGGGATAAACGAAAGCAG gtgtTTAGATTGTCCACCTGACAAAGATCAAATGACAATTGAAGAATTGAATGTTATCTCAAAAGATATTGTAAAATCAGATGATTTTTCTGATGATTCTCGTAAAGGACAAGAATCTCAATCAAAACGAGaagataattttgatgaaatgcaaAGCATTGATGACTGA
- the LOC129989289 gene encoding pyridoxine-5'-phosphate oxidase-like translates to MDIEPEGKMDLGAMRVPYEPLLERDFSSKDPIKLFDRWFNDACKTDGIREANAMAVATADKQGKPSVRYVLLKSYSKEGFIFYTNYNSRKGREIAENPQVALLFYWEPLCRQIRIEGSISKHSQKESEDYFHSRPKSSQLSAVVSNQSEVIENKEVLIKKREELEQKYADESAVIPKPDHWGGYLIKPDNFEFWCGRSDRLHDRIKFRRPLPNEIPDEKKTYSGEDGWVYEYLSP, encoded by the exons atgGATATAGAACCTGAAGGAAAGATGGATCTTGGTG cTATGAGGGTTCCGTATGAACCTCTGCTTGAAAGAGATTTTTCTTCAAAGGATCCAATAAAACTCTTTGATAGGTGGTTCAATGATGCTTGTAAAACGGATGGGATTCGTGAAGCAAATGCCATGGCTGTTGCAACTGCTGACAA GCAGGGGAAACCGTCTGTGCGATATGTGCTTTTGAAATCTTACAGTAAGGAAGGTTTCATATTTTATACTAACTACAACAGTCGAAAAGGGCGAGAAATT GCTGAGAATCCCCAAGTTGCATTGCTGTTCTATTGGGAACCTCTGTGTCGTCAG attagaATTGAAGGCTCAATATCTAAACACAGTCAAAAGGAATCTGAAGACTATTTTCATTCTAGACCAAAAAGCAGCCAACTTTCTGCAGTGGTTAGCAATCAGAGTGAAGTCATTGAAAACAAGGAG GTTTTAATTAAGAAGAGAGAAGAACTGGAACAAAAGTATGCAGATGAATCAGCTGTAATTCCCAAACCTGATCATTG GGGTGGATATTTGATTAAAcctgataattttgaattctgGTGTGGCCGTAGTGACAGATTGCATGATCGGATAAAATTTAGACGTCCACTTCCCAATGAAATTCCTGATGAGAAAAAGACATACTCTGGTGAAGATGGATGGGTTTATGAATATTTATCACCATAA